A genomic window from Camelus ferus isolate YT-003-E chromosome 9, BCGSAC_Cfer_1.0, whole genome shotgun sequence includes:
- the NUP62 gene encoding LOW QUALITY PROTEIN: nuclear pore glycoprotein p62 (The sequence of the model RefSeq protein was modified relative to this genomic sequence to represent the inferred CDS: deleted 1 base in 1 codon) yields the protein MSGFNFGGTGAPTAGFTFGTTKTVTTTPATRFSFSTSGTGGFNFGTPSQTAASTPSTSLFSFTTQAQTPGFSFGTTTPAAGATGFSLGINTPKLNLSSTAATQATAQPTGFALSGGTLTNAISSTVTSAQGTAPTGFVFGSTTTTTAPSTTPGGFSFTSGSTSQTGTTGFSISSTGSSAQPTALAGLPFTPAATGAGATQPAAPTPTTATTSAGPTLFASLATAPTSSTATGLSLGAPATTAGTSGTGTLGFSLKAPGAASTTSTATTPATATTATGFALSLKPLVPAGIPSNTPATGAAAPGPGATAGVTASPAMTYAQLESLINKWSLELEDQERHFLQQATQVNAWDRTLIENGEKITTLHREVEKVKLDQKRLDQELDFILSQQKELEDLLSPLEELVKEQSGTVYLQHADEEREKTYKLAENIDAQLKRMAQDLKDIIEHLNTSGGPADTSDPLQQICKILNAHMDSLQWIDQNSALLQRKVEEVTRVCEGRRKEQERSFRITFD from the exons ATGAGCGGGTTTAATTTTGGAGGCACTGGGGCCCCCACAGCGGGGTTCACGTTTGGCACCACAAAGACGGTGACAACCACACCAGCTACCAGGTTTTCTTTCTCTACGTCTGGCACTGGCGGGTTTAATTTTGGGACTCCCTCCCAGACAGCCGCAAGTACCCCTTCCACCAGCCTGTTCTCATTCACTACCCAGGCTCAGACCCCAGGATTCAGTTTTGGGACCACCACTCCTGCTGCGGGAGCAACTGGGTTTTCTTTAGGGATCAACACTCCGAAGCTAAATTTGAGCAGCACGGCTGCCACGCAGGCCACGGCGCAGCCCACCGGCTTTGCGCTCAGTGGCGGCACCCTCACCAATGCCATCTCGAGCACCGTCACGTCCGCCCAGGGCACAGCGCCCACTGGCTTTGTGTTTGggtccaccaccaccaccactgctccGTCCACCACCCCCGGGGGCTTCTCATTCACAAGTGGAAGCACATCCCAGACCGGGACTACTGGCTTCAGCATCAGCTCCACGGGAAGTTCggcccagcccacagccctgGCCGGCTTGCCCTTCACTCCAGCTGCCACTGGAGCTGGGGCCACACAGCCTGCTGCTCCCACACctaccactgccaccaccagTGCCGGGCCCACGCTCTTTGCCTCACTGGCCACTGCTCCAACTTCATCCACTGCTACTGGGCTCTCCCTTGGTGCCCCGGCGACCACGGCAGGAACTTCCGGAACAGGAACACTGGGCTTCAGCTTGAAGGCCCCCGGAGCAGCATCCACCACCTCCACAGCAACAACCCCCGCCACTGCCACCACTGCCACCGGCTTCGCCTTGAGTCTGAAACCACTGGTGCCGGCAGGGATT CCCAGCAACACACCAGCCACCGGGGCTGCCGCACCCGGTCCTGGTGCAACTGCCGGGGTGACGGCCAGTCCCGCCATGACCTACGCCCAGCTGGAGAGTCTGATCAACAAGTGGAGCCTGGAGCTGGAGGACCAGGAGCGGCACTTCCTGCAGCAGGCCACGCAGGTCAACGCCTGGGACCGCACACTGATCGAGAACGGGGAGAAGATCACCACCCTCCATCGTGAGGTGGAGAAGGTGAAACTGGACCAGAAGAGGCTGGACCAAGAGCTCGACTTCATCCTGTCTCagcagaaggagctggaggaCCTGCTGAGCCCACTGGAGGAGTTGGTCAAGGAGCAGAGTGGGACGGTGTACCTGCAGCACGCCGACGAGGAGCGCGAGAAGACCTACAAGCTGGCTGAGAACATCGACGCGCAGCTGAAGCGCATGGCCCAGGACCTCAAGGACATCATCGAGCACCTGAACACATCCGGGGGTCCCGCCGACACCAGCGACCCGCTGCAGCAGATCTGCAAGATCCTCAATGCGCACATGGACTCGCTGCAGTGGATTGACCAGAACTCGGCACTGCTGCAGCGGAAGGTGGAGGAGGTGACCAGGGTGTGCGAGGGGCGGCGCAAAGAGCAGGAGCGCAGCTTTCGCATCACGTTCGACTGa